The following coding sequences lie in one Pseudomonas sp. SL4(2022) genomic window:
- a CDS encoding DUF4113 domain-containing protein has protein sequence MESYVTRAAEKLRSQQSLCGALQVSLQTQLHSPHLPRYANAMTVALPFPTDDTRDLLSPALKALERIYRPGYAYSKCAILLMDLSQRGEVTPDLFAPPQRPGSDRLMKVIDTINQREGRGTVRLGLIPAVPDWAMRRDMKSQCFTTRWDELLTIRG, from the coding sequence ATGGAGTCCTACGTCACCAGGGCAGCAGAAAAACTCCGGTCGCAGCAGTCCCTTTGCGGGGCACTGCAAGTCAGCCTTCAGACACAGCTCCACAGCCCCCACTTGCCGCGCTACGCCAACGCAATGACCGTGGCGCTGCCTTTCCCTACTGACGACACAAGGGACCTTCTAAGCCCCGCACTGAAGGCCCTGGAGCGTATCTACAGGCCAGGGTATGCATACTCGAAGTGCGCAATCCTGCTGATGGACCTTAGCCAAAGGGGCGAAGTCACTCCCGACCTATTTGCACCACCGCAACGCCCTGGTAGTGACCGGCTAATGAAGGTCATCGACACCATCAACCAGCGTGAAGGTAGGGGTACGGTGCGCCTGGGTTTAATACCTGCCGTACCGGACTGGGCCATGCGCCGGGATATGAAAAGCCAGTGCTTTACGACACGCTGGGATGAA